A part of Methanofastidiosum sp. genomic DNA contains:
- a CDS encoding transcription factor S has product MEFCPKCGTLLRVKEGKYTCKCGHQQEIDENNRFEHSENKLSEDEVVIIEEGNLAMPKIKEECKKCHNREAYWWMLQTRSGDEPATKFYRCTKCNYTWREYD; this is encoded by the coding sequence ATGGAATTTTGTCCCAAATGCGGTACTCTTTTGCGTGTTAAAGAAGGCAAGTACACTTGTAAATGTGGCCATCAGCAAGAAATAGATGAAAATAATAGATTTGAACATTCTGAAAATAAATTGTCTGAAGATGAAGTTGTTATAATTGAAGAAGGTAACTTAGCAATGCCCAAGATTAAAGAAGAATGTAAGAAATGCCATAACAGAGAAGCTTACTGGTGGATGCTCCAGACAAGAAGTGGAGATGAACCAGCAACAAAATTTTATAGGTGCACAAAGTGCAATTATACTTGGAGAGAATACGATTAA